One window of Anaerolineales bacterium genomic DNA carries:
- the prfA gene encoding peptide chain release factor 1: protein MLDKLKAIEEKYEQLGNELLEVGSDYKRAAEIGKERTGLEPLIAKAREYRQAMKSLEEAKTILVSENDADLLALAKTDIDELTPKIEVLEKEIKGLLVPKDPRDDKNVIVEIRAGAGGDEAAIFAADLFRMYTRFAEDKRWKTEIMSENSIGVGGYKEVIFEVKGKGAFSKMKYESGVHRVQRVPATEAQGRIHTSTATVAVLAEVDDVEIDIPETDIEIEVYRSSGAGGQNVQKNSTAVRLYHKPTGMVVTCQDERSQLQNKLRAMSILRARLYEIEENKRRAELEADRRSQVGSGERSEKIRTYNYPQNRVTDHRIGLSNYNLPAVMDGDIDEFIDELTTRDEAGKLAATGVEDDE, encoded by the coding sequence ATGCTCGATAAACTGAAAGCCATCGAAGAAAAATACGAACAACTTGGAAACGAACTTCTCGAAGTCGGAAGCGACTATAAACGCGCCGCAGAGATCGGCAAGGAAAGGACAGGGCTCGAGCCGTTGATCGCCAAGGCGAGGGAATACCGTCAGGCGATGAAAAGCCTGGAAGAAGCCAAAACGATCCTCGTGTCTGAGAACGATGCGGACCTGCTCGCCCTCGCCAAAACTGATATTGATGAATTAACCCCGAAGATCGAAGTGCTCGAAAAAGAGATCAAGGGATTGCTCGTACCCAAGGACCCGCGCGACGACAAGAACGTCATCGTGGAAATCCGCGCCGGAGCTGGCGGCGATGAGGCCGCCATCTTTGCCGCAGACCTGTTCCGCATGTACACACGATTTGCCGAAGATAAACGCTGGAAGACCGAGATCATGTCGGAAAATTCCATTGGCGTGGGTGGATACAAAGAAGTTATCTTCGAAGTGAAAGGCAAGGGCGCATTTTCGAAGATGAAATATGAATCAGGCGTGCATCGCGTCCAGCGCGTTCCAGCCACCGAGGCGCAGGGGCGCATCCACACATCCACCGCCACCGTCGCTGTCCTCGCGGAAGTGGACGATGTTGAGATAGATATACCCGAAACCGATATCGAGATCGAAGTCTATCGTTCGTCCGGCGCTGGCGGGCAGAACGTACAGAAGAACTCCACCGCCGTCCGTTTGTACCACAAACCCACCGGCATGGTCGTGACGTGCCAGGATGAACGTTCGCAATTGCAGAACAAGCTGCGCGCCATGTCCATTTTACGCGCGCGATTGTACGAGATCGAAGAGAACAAACGCCGCGCTGAACTCGAAGCGGATCGCCGTTCGCAAGTCGGCTCCGGAGAACGATCCGAAAAGATCCGCACGTATAATTACCCGCAGAACCGCGTCACCGATCACCGCATCGGGCTTTCCAACTACAACCTCCCCGCCGTGATGGACGGCGATATCGATGAGTTCATCGACGAACTCACCACCCGCGACGAAGCCGGGAAACTGGCCGCCACCGGCGTCGAAGACGATGAATAA
- the uvrC gene encoding excinuclease ABC subunit UvrC, whose protein sequence is MEISEKLLGILATLPVKPGCYLYHNAEGAVIYVGKAVNLKNRVRSYFHADSSHDNKTRRLVREIADIEWIVVGSELEALILEMNLIKKHRPKYNVRLKDDKRYPYIKIHWNEPYPKVTVTRQMEEDGSRYFGPYTSAWAVYQTLEVLRKIFPYLTCDREITGNDPRACLYYDIKLCTAPCIGAISKDGYRQMISDLMEFLSGHSEAIVQRLQDDMQKASNDMRFEKAAALRDQLKAMQTIIERQKIVFGSDYADSDVIAMARADGEACVQIFFIRGGKLIGREYFILEGTEDTTDNEVMAEFVKQFYTEAANIPEQVMLPQEIEERIIISQWLRSRRGGQKVELMVPKEGQPKDLVQMASENATETLQSLRAQWQADAHRQEQALSDLQTYLNLPSPPNRIECYDVSHTQGVATVGAMVVFEQGVPAKRLYRKFNIESTSIGAPDDFASMEEMLTRRFRRWKGSQEKESDVGSKKDEAFSFLPDLIIIDGGKGQLGRVVKVLEGVGLFDKVPVVGLAKQEEEIFFPHKSEPLLLPRHSQGLYLVQRIRDEAHRFGITAHRKKRSKLGLASQLDSIPGIGPARRKALLKHFGSMDKIKEASIEELLMVKGMNETSAKSVKAQLE, encoded by the coding sequence ATGGAAATCTCGGAGAAATTGCTAGGCATCCTCGCCACATTACCCGTCAAACCGGGCTGTTATCTGTATCACAATGCCGAGGGGGCGGTCATCTATGTCGGCAAGGCGGTGAACCTGAAGAACCGTGTGCGCAGTTACTTCCACGCGGATTCGAGCCACGACAATAAGACCCGCCGGCTGGTGCGTGAGATCGCGGATATCGAATGGATCGTGGTCGGTTCGGAACTCGAAGCGCTCATCCTCGAGATGAACCTGATCAAGAAGCACCGCCCGAAGTACAACGTCCGGCTGAAAGACGACAAGCGCTACCCGTATATCAAAATCCATTGGAACGAACCGTACCCGAAAGTGACCGTCACCCGCCAGATGGAAGAAGACGGGTCGCGGTATTTTGGTCCGTACACCTCGGCCTGGGCTGTGTACCAAACACTTGAGGTATTAAGAAAGATCTTCCCTTATCTGACATGCGACCGGGAGATCACAGGGAACGATCCGCGCGCGTGTTTGTATTACGACATCAAATTATGCACAGCGCCCTGCATTGGAGCGATCTCGAAAGACGGCTATCGCCAGATGATCTCGGATCTGATGGAATTTCTCAGCGGACACAGCGAAGCCATCGTCCAACGTTTGCAGGATGATATGCAGAAGGCCTCGAATGATATGCGCTTCGAGAAAGCCGCCGCCCTGCGCGATCAGCTCAAAGCCATGCAGACCATCATCGAACGGCAAAAGATCGTTTTCGGCTCGGATTACGCCGACTCGGACGTCATTGCCATGGCGCGCGCAGACGGGGAAGCCTGCGTGCAGATCTTCTTCATCCGCGGCGGGAAGTTGATCGGCCGCGAATACTTCATCCTCGAAGGGACCGAGGATACGACCGACAACGAGGTGATGGCGGAGTTCGTCAAACAGTTCTACACCGAGGCGGCAAACATCCCCGAACAGGTCATGCTCCCGCAGGAGATCGAAGAACGCATCATCATCTCTCAATGGCTCAGGTCAAGGCGCGGCGGGCAGAAAGTGGAACTGATGGTTCCAAAGGAAGGTCAGCCGAAAGACCTCGTCCAGATGGCTTCGGAAAACGCCACTGAAACGCTGCAATCCCTGCGCGCGCAATGGCAGGCGGATGCTCACCGGCAGGAACAGGCGCTTTCTGACCTGCAAACCTACTTGAATTTACCTTCGCCGCCCAATCGAATAGAATGTTACGATGTCAGCCACACACAAGGCGTGGCAACTGTCGGTGCAATGGTCGTGTTCGAACAGGGCGTCCCTGCTAAGCGGCTATACCGCAAGTTCAATATCGAAAGCACCAGTATCGGCGCGCCCGATGACTTCGCCTCGATGGAAGAGATGCTCACGCGCCGCTTCCGGCGATGGAAAGGTTCGCAGGAGAAAGAATCGGATGTCGGGTCCAAAAAAGATGAGGCGTTTTCCTTTCTTCCCGACCTCATCATCATCGACGGCGGTAAAGGCCAGCTCGGAAGGGTCGTCAAAGTTTTGGAAGGGGTCGGGCTGTTCGATAAAGTCCCGGTCGTCGGTCTTGCGAAGCAGGAAGAGGAAATCTTCTTCCCCCACAAGAGCGAGCCGCTGCTGCTCCCGCGGCATTCACAGGGACTTTACCTCGTTCAGAGAATCCGCGACGAAGCCCATCGCTTCGGGATCACGGCGCATCGCAAAAAACGCTCGAAGCTGGGACTCGCCTCCCAGCTGGATTCCATCCCCGGAATTGGTCCTGCGAGACGGAAAGCGCTCTTGAAACATTTCGGTTCCATGGATAAGATTAAAGAGGCAAGCATCGAGGAACTTCTGATGGTAAAAGGCATGAACGAAACTTCTGCAAAGAGCGTGAAGGCGCAATTGGAATGA
- a CDS encoding response regulator: MKEIWIIDDDDEMAQAISLMLKVLDYQSKHFNHPRPAAQLLLSGKRPDLMILDINMPEVTGLDMLEFMRRRPEWKRLPVIMLSSEAADVMVDKALKLGADGYVMKPVTIEELEKAMAQAFYKHIER, translated from the coding sequence ATGAAGGAAATCTGGATCATCGACGACGACGACGAAATGGCGCAGGCGATCAGCCTGATGCTAAAAGTGCTCGATTATCAATCAAAGCATTTCAACCATCCCCGCCCGGCAGCTCAATTGCTCCTATCGGGAAAACGCCCCGACCTGATGATCCTTGACATCAACATGCCCGAAGTGACCGGGCTTGACATGCTCGAATTCATGCGCCGCAGACCGGAATGGAAGCGACTGCCGGTCATCATGCTCTCGTCCGAAGCCGCGGATGTGATGGTGGACAAAGCCCTGAAGCTTGGCGCGGACGGGTACGTCATGAAACCTGTTACAATCGAGGAACTTGAGAAGGCAATGGCTCAGGCTTTTTATAAACATATCGAAAGGTAA
- a CDS encoding NAD(P)-dependent alcohol dehydrogenase: MKAILYEKYGQPEVALKLTEVVKPVPVNHQVLVKVRAASVNAKEWRGFTMPSLLVRFFGGGWSKPKDPSIGTDVAGVVEAVGENVTRFKPGDEVFGGAYGSYAEYALAREAYLTLKPANRSFEEAACLPIAAITALQAIRYASGIRAGQQVLIQGASGGIGMFATQLAKASGAEVTAVCSTRNLDLARSWGADHAIDYTIEDFTKSGGQYDLILGINGYHSLFSYRQALKPRGVYVCAGGEMLQLLQAIIFGKLFSQKGGKTLGSMGITKFNQDDLAYLGKLLKDGTIVPVIDRSYPLDETVQALRHVIDKHARGKVVITVG; encoded by the coding sequence ATGAAAGCCATTCTCTATGAAAAGTATGGGCAGCCAGAAGTTGCGCTAAAACTGACGGAAGTCGTCAAACCTGTCCCCGTGAATCACCAGGTGCTGGTAAAGGTTCGAGCCGCCTCGGTGAACGCAAAGGAGTGGCGCGGATTCACCATGCCGTCACTGCTTGTGCGTTTCTTCGGCGGAGGCTGGTCAAAGCCCAAAGATCCATCGATCGGCACCGATGTCGCCGGGGTCGTCGAGGCGGTGGGTGAAAATGTCACGCGCTTCAAACCCGGCGACGAAGTGTTCGGAGGCGCCTATGGCTCCTATGCCGAGTATGCCCTGGCACGCGAAGCCTACCTGACGTTGAAACCTGCGAATCGCTCATTTGAAGAAGCGGCTTGTCTGCCTATCGCGGCTATAACTGCCTTACAGGCAATCCGCTATGCGAGTGGGATTCGCGCCGGTCAACAGGTTTTGATCCAGGGCGCTTCGGGGGGAATTGGGATGTTTGCCACTCAACTTGCGAAAGCTTCCGGCGCGGAAGTGACCGCCGTGTGCAGCACCCGCAATCTCGACCTGGCCCGTTCATGGGGCGCCGACCACGCGATAGATTACACCATTGAGGATTTCACAAAAAGCGGCGGACAATATGATTTGATCCTGGGGATAAACGGTTATCACTCGTTGTTTTCATACCGGCAGGCACTCAAGCCGCGGGGCGTCTACGTCTGCGCGGGCGGCGAAATGCTCCAGCTACTGCAAGCCATCATTTTCGGAAAATTATTCTCGCAAAAAGGCGGCAAGACACTGGGCAGTATGGGTATTACGAAATTCAATCAAGATGATCTGGCGTATCTTGGAAAACTCCTCAAAGATGGCACGATCGTTCCCGTCATCGACCGAAGTTATCCACTCGATGAAACCGTCCAAGCCTTGCGACATGTCATTGACAAACATGCCCGCGGAAAAGTTGTGATCACCGTTGGATAA
- a CDS encoding LysE family translocator codes for MLYVITRGATHGRRAGVVSAIGVICGILIHTTAAAFGLTIIFQTSVLAFLMVKYLGAIYLIYLGVKAWKDNSIFRLQGSSAGASSRSLFWQGVLSNVLNPKIAVFFMAFLPQFVDQGSNQVSLQMTILGLTFAGFGLCFLTAVGYSAGAIAGWLVRGPNYSRFLQRLAGSILIGLGLRLAMTDQ; via the coding sequence ATGTTGTATGTCATTACCCGCGGAGCGACTCACGGGCGTAGAGCCGGGGTCGTGTCGGCAATTGGCGTTATTTGTGGAATCCTGATCCACACGACAGCCGCGGCATTCGGATTGACGATAATTTTCCAGACGTCGGTGCTCGCCTTTCTTATGGTCAAATATCTTGGCGCAATCTACTTGATATATCTTGGCGTGAAAGCCTGGAAGGATAACAGCATCTTCAGACTTCAAGGCTCATCGGCAGGGGCAAGTTCACGCTCTCTCTTCTGGCAGGGCGTATTGTCGAATGTCCTCAATCCCAAAATCGCCGTTTTCTTCATGGCATTCCTGCCGCAATTTGTGGATCAGGGAAGCAATCAGGTGTCATTGCAGATGACAATCCTTGGGTTGACATTTGCAGGCTTTGGGCTTTGTTTTCTGACGGCGGTTGGTTATTCAGCCGGGGCGATCGCAGGATGGCTGGTGCGTGGTCCAAATTATTCGCGGTTCCTGCAAAGACTTGCAGGGAGCATTCTTATCGGCCTCGGATTGCGGTTGGCGATGACCGATCAGTAA
- a CDS encoding YIP1 family protein has protein sequence MDQMPSNAPIMESKPGVAGWFQVWTKVFTKPSEQTFVEITEGPEAVARTAYIWVFIAGTISGIIQAILRAIYAAMGMTPQLPIPGLEEYIPQTTTGDPGTTVTALVSGICGAPLAGLVSVLFFAIGVAIVQWVAKLFGGTGSYEKLAYAVGAISLPLTIVTSILSLFSAIPFVGICTGVISFGFAIFAIYLQIAAVKAVNRFGWGQAAGSVLIPWLVIVFVCGCLVFGGLLLLGPVIGNVFGEINQGLAP, from the coding sequence ATGGATCAAATGCCCTCGAACGCCCCCATTATGGAATCCAAGCCAGGGGTTGCAGGCTGGTTCCAGGTCTGGACGAAGGTCTTTACGAAACCGTCTGAACAAACCTTTGTCGAAATCACCGAAGGTCCCGAGGCTGTAGCGCGGACCGCTTATATCTGGGTTTTCATTGCGGGTACGATTTCCGGGATCATCCAGGCGATCCTGCGAGCCATCTATGCGGCAATGGGAATGACCCCCCAGCTCCCGATTCCCGGCTTGGAGGAATACATCCCACAAACCACCACAGGCGATCCGGGGACAACCGTTACCGCGTTGGTCAGCGGCATCTGCGGCGCTCCGTTAGCGGGTCTTGTATCCGTTTTGTTTTTCGCCATTGGCGTCGCCATCGTGCAATGGGTGGCGAAGTTATTCGGCGGCACAGGTTCCTATGAGAAACTTGCTTACGCCGTCGGCGCAATCTCGCTTCCGTTGACCATTGTCACTTCGATCCTGTCGCTCTTCAGCGCGATCCCGTTCGTCGGCATCTGCACCGGCGTGATCTCCTTTGGTTTTGCCATCTTTGCGATCTACCTGCAGATCGCTGCCGTAAAGGCGGTTAACCGATTTGGTTGGGGTCAGGCGGCCGGCTCGGTCCTGATCCCCTGGCTCGTGATCGTCTTCGTTTGCGGATGCCTTGTTTTCGGCGGTTTGCTGCTGTTGGGACCCGTGATCGGGAACGTGTTCGGCGAGATCAATCAGGGGCTGGCTCCATAA
- a CDS encoding HAMP domain-containing histidine kinase, producing MMNHPPPPRRRSGRRFGLISVMFFAVFLCFVGGASASLYELFTHNSEAQQSWLLLCGAPVVVVIFLFFVVFNMYTRFGKPLQSMFNAIDAVAEGNLAARVPENNSDMFSELFKRFNKMVADLERSDKQRRNLTADIAHELRTPLHIIQGNLEGVLDGVYQPTSDHINNTLDETKLLARLVEDLQTLSLAETGQLPLHPTRFLLADLTADLTSSFSAQASSQGVELTTIHADPDQEITADYDRLNQVLSNLISNALRHTARGGTISIETEPISGGERSARIRVMDTGSGIPADDLPFIFDRFWRGDKSRTGRTHSGLGLAISKQLIHAHKGSIEVESETGNGTSFTIEL from the coding sequence ATGATGAACCATCCCCCTCCGCCCCGCCGCCGCAGCGGACGCCGATTTGGCTTAATTTCCGTCATGTTCTTTGCGGTATTTCTTTGTTTTGTCGGGGGCGCATCTGCAAGTTTATACGAACTTTTTACCCATAACTCCGAAGCCCAACAAAGCTGGCTGTTGCTTTGCGGCGCCCCAGTTGTGGTGGTCATCTTCCTCTTTTTCGTCGTTTTCAACATGTACACGCGCTTCGGCAAACCCCTGCAGTCGATGTTCAACGCCATCGATGCGGTTGCAGAGGGCAACCTCGCAGCGCGCGTGCCGGAGAACAACTCGGATATGTTCAGTGAGTTGTTCAAGCGATTCAACAAAATGGTTGCCGACCTCGAACGCTCGGACAAACAACGCAGGAACCTCACCGCCGACATCGCACACGAACTGCGCACCCCCCTGCATATCATCCAAGGCAATCTCGAAGGCGTGCTCGACGGCGTATATCAACCCACATCCGATCATATCAACAACACATTGGATGAGACCAAACTGCTCGCCCGCCTTGTTGAGGATTTGCAGACTCTCTCCCTCGCTGAAACGGGACAGCTTCCGCTTCATCCCACCCGATTCCTGCTTGCCGATCTGACGGCGGACCTCACTTCGAGTTTTTCCGCCCAAGCCTCATCCCAGGGCGTCGAGCTGACCACAATCCATGCCGATCCAGACCAGGAAATCACCGCCGATTACGACAGGTTGAATCAGGTCTTGTCCAATCTTATATCCAACGCCCTTCGTCACACAGCCCGAGGCGGAACGATCTCCATCGAAACGGAACCAATTTCAGGCGGGGAAAGAAGCGCGCGGATTCGTGTCATGGATACAGGGTCGGGAATCCCCGCCGACGACCTGCCTTTTATCTTCGACCGCTTCTGGCGCGGGGATAAATCACGCACCGGGCGGACGCACAGCGGACTGGGGTTAGCCATCTCGAAACAACTCATCCACGCTCACAAAGGTTCGATCGAGGTGGAAAGCGAGACGGGAAACGGCACGAGTTTTACGATCGAGCTATGA
- a CDS encoding response regulator transcription factor gives MPELILVVDDEPKVARLARDYLEKNGFRVLTAADGQAALAMARREKPDLIILDLMLPYIDGREVCRILRRESDVPIIMLTALSEEIDQVTGLEIGADDYITKPFSVRALVARVRALLRRTRGDVKSPGIVRAGGLEIDPDKYAAVFDGNPIKLTPNEFKLLYVLASRAGQTFTREQLLEDLHGAASSMDRSVDSHIKNIRKKLENASGNPMIETVYGIGYRFIDVDKK, from the coding sequence ATGCCTGAACTCATCCTGGTCGTAGATGACGAACCAAAAGTCGCCCGCCTCGCGCGGGATTACCTGGAGAAAAACGGATTCCGCGTCCTCACGGCCGCCGACGGTCAAGCCGCGCTGGCAATGGCGCGCCGCGAAAAGCCCGACCTTATCATCCTCGACCTTATGCTTCCCTACATCGACGGCCGCGAAGTCTGCCGCATCCTGCGCCGCGAAAGCGACGTACCCATCATCATGCTGACCGCCCTATCCGAAGAGATCGATCAGGTGACAGGGCTCGAGATCGGCGCTGACGATTACATCACCAAGCCGTTCTCCGTCCGCGCGCTGGTGGCGCGCGTGCGCGCCCTCCTTCGCAGGACGCGCGGTGATGTCAAATCGCCCGGCATTGTCCGTGCGGGCGGACTGGAAATCGACCCGGATAAATATGCGGCGGTCTTCGACGGCAATCCGATCAAACTCACGCCAAACGAGTTCAAACTGCTCTATGTGCTCGCCAGCCGCGCTGGCCAAACCTTTACGCGCGAACAGTTGCTGGAGGATTTACACGGCGCAGCCTCCAGCATGGATCGCAGCGTGGACTCGCACATCAAAAACATCCGCAAAAAGCTCGAGAACGCGTCGGGCAATCCCATGATCGAGACCGTGTATGGAATCGGGTATCGATTTATCGATGTGGATAAAAAATGA
- a CDS encoding DUF4386 domain-containing protein — protein sequence MTTQNIIIQARLAAVFYLGTIVTGATALMFANGRNISNFIATICYIGVTALFYYLFKPVNKNLSLVAALFSLAGCIISAFSPYLAIPAFLPDILVFFGMYCLLIGWLIIKSTFLPRFLGVLMMIGGLGWLTFLFPALSSLISPFNFAPGILGESVLTLWLLIKGVNAEEWNKRALETA from the coding sequence ATGACAACTCAGAATATTATTATCCAAGCCAGACTGGCGGCTGTTTTTTATCTGGGAACGATTGTTACAGGAGCGACCGCGCTGATGTTTGCCAATGGGAGAAATATATCGAACTTCATCGCCACAATTTGCTATATCGGAGTGACCGCGCTCTTCTATTATCTTTTCAAGCCGGTGAATAAAAACCTCTCCCTTGTTGCAGCATTGTTCAGCTTGGCGGGTTGTATCATCAGTGCGTTTAGCCCATATCTTGCAATTCCAGCCTTCCTTCCCGATATACTGGTGTTCTTCGGGATGTATTGCCTGCTGATCGGCTGGCTCATCATCAAGTCCACATTCCTGCCGCGATTTTTGGGCGTGCTGATGATGATCGGAGGGTTGGGCTGGTTGACTTTTCTCTTCCCAGCACTATCGAGTCTTATTTCTCCATTCAACTTCGCGCCCGGCATCCTCGGAGAAAGCGTATTGACGCTCTGGCTTCTCATCAAAGGTGTAAATGCTGAAGAATGGAACAAACGCGCACTCGAAACTGCGTGA
- a CDS encoding IS1 family transposase, whose translation MVWIRTQEAIQQVVDQAPKAKWYYSDGFDACKWLWYHFGRYEVSQGKTDTYSVEADNAELRHYLARLARKSRCFSRCPYALECALRLFVYCFNSRQLHKQRFPNYVSHVMDFVSPLF comes from the coding sequence GTGGTCTGGATCCGCACTCAGGAAGCCATCCAGCAAGTCGTGGATCAAGCGCCGAAAGCCAAGTGGTACTACAGTGATGGGTTTGATGCTTGCAAATGGCTTTGGTATCATTTCGGCAGGTACGAAGTTTCGCAAGGCAAGACGGACACATATTCAGTGGAAGCTGACAATGCCGAGCTGCGTCACTATCTGGCTCGTCTGGCTCGCAAATCCCGTTGTTTCTCACGCTGTCCATATGCGCTGGAGTGTGCTTTGCGCTTATTTGTCTATTGTTTCAACAGCAGGCAACTGCACAAGCAACGCTTTCCAAACTACGTCTCTCATGTGATGGACTTCGTTAGCCCACTGTTTTAG
- a CDS encoding helix-turn-helix domain-containing protein has translation MHCHRKYTPEPKKQGYPDSLRKRAMEMYVDGGNLRRIARHLKVAPQTVAYWVTDVAEALPNAPVPEEVKEAEMDEIFTFIGDKKTESTLSLW, from the coding sequence ATGCACTGCCACCGCAAATACACGCCGGAACCGAAAAAGCAGGGGTATCCGGACAGTCTCCGCAAGCGAGCCATGGAAATGTACGTGGATGGAGGTAATCTGCGGCGGATAGCTCGTCATTTGAAAGTTGCGCCACAAACGGTGGCGTATTGGGTGACCGATGTAGCTGAGGCTTTACCGAACGCACCCGTGCCCGAAGAGGTCAAAGAAGCCGAAATGGATGAAATCTTCACCTTTATCGGCGATAAAAAAACAGAATCTACATTATCACTGTGGTAG
- a CDS encoding helix-turn-helix domain-containing protein, whose translation MTQSEIGKRVMEERVRLGMSQEDLAGASLLSLRTIQRIESGQTSPRGDTLKRLAGALKVPMEELIDSELEEDANLVVLMNLTQLGFIAFPLLGIIIPLIIWLTNRNRVRDVDDVGQAILNFQTSWSILIFSVYMACLALILIMGKVSQEIFYGYAISMGILYPYNLFQILWNINRYHKHGEVRYGPAFKLLGAR comes from the coding sequence ATGACACAAAGTGAAATTGGCAAACGAGTGATGGAAGAAAGGGTCAGGCTTGGAATGTCTCAGGAAGACCTTGCAGGCGCATCTCTACTGAGTTTGAGGACCATTCAAAGGATCGAAAGCGGACAAACCTCCCCGCGCGGCGACACCCTCAAACGCCTGGCGGGAGCTTTAAAAGTCCCGATGGAAGAATTGATCGACTCGGAACTGGAAGAGGATGCGAATCTGGTCGTGCTCATGAATTTGACCCAGTTAGGTTTCATCGCATTTCCACTGCTCGGCATCATCATTCCACTAATCATATGGCTCACGAACCGCAATCGCGTGCGGGATGTGGATGACGTCGGACAGGCCATCCTTAATTTCCAAACAAGTTGGAGCATTCTTATCTTCTCGGTATACATGGCATGTTTAGCGCTCATTCTTATCATGGGCAAAGTCAGCCAGGAGATCTTCTATGGGTACGCGATTTCCATGGGAATCCTATATCCCTACAATCTCTTTCAGATCTTGTGGAACATCAATCGTTATCACAAACATGGTGAGGTTCGGTACGGTCCCGCTTTTAAACTCCTCGGTGCGCGGTGA